A genomic window from Natrinema sp. HArc-T2 includes:
- a CDS encoding helix-turn-helix transcriptional regulator translates to MNPSLRRVLVTVLIALSLGIVPIGAVAIGQPDEAGAGDMPSIGTAAVPEPDTTVTRITIDENGTAHWSVTIRTRLANESDVADYEAFEERFNADRNTSVEQFERRMTGVVSSAEAATGRSMSASNFRAESSIQEVPRRWGTVTYSFRWTNFSTRAGTALVVGDVFEGGLYLDEDDRLQIVPPTGYTAAETTPPPDETDGETPVWVGPKNFADRQPTVRFEPAEPEVGSDRNSSHSWTGSPLVLAGATVVLVGLGIAVSVMSDRELLRQVRSSVPLPVGTTPDATEQAATDSDDALNGVNNDTNDRKSAGETADTAATAANPPSPDLVTDEDHVRALIEQHGGRMRQAAIAEELEWSASKTSRVVSGMAEEDVVEKLRVGRENVIDLVDDTE, encoded by the coding sequence GTGAACCCGTCACTCCGTCGCGTCCTCGTCACTGTTCTCATCGCCCTCTCGCTTGGGATCGTTCCCATCGGAGCCGTGGCGATCGGGCAGCCCGATGAGGCGGGTGCCGGCGATATGCCTTCGATCGGGACGGCAGCGGTTCCCGAGCCGGATACGACAGTGACGCGCATTACGATCGACGAGAACGGGACTGCTCACTGGTCGGTGACGATTCGAACGCGCCTCGCCAACGAATCCGATGTCGCCGACTACGAAGCCTTTGAAGAGCGGTTCAACGCCGATCGAAACACCTCCGTCGAGCAGTTCGAGCGGCGAATGACCGGCGTCGTCTCGAGTGCGGAAGCGGCGACCGGTCGTTCGATGTCCGCGTCGAACTTCCGGGCCGAGAGCTCGATTCAGGAGGTACCCAGACGCTGGGGCACCGTCACGTACTCATTCCGATGGACGAATTTCAGTACGCGAGCCGGGACTGCCCTCGTCGTCGGTGACGTGTTCGAAGGTGGCCTCTATCTCGACGAGGACGATCGCCTACAGATCGTCCCGCCCACTGGATACACCGCAGCGGAGACGACACCCCCACCCGACGAAACTGATGGCGAAACGCCGGTCTGGGTCGGCCCGAAGAACTTCGCCGACCGACAGCCGACGGTTCGCTTCGAACCAGCCGAACCCGAGGTCGGCAGTGATCGCAACAGCAGCCACTCGTGGACCGGATCACCCCTCGTGCTCGCGGGCGCTACTGTCGTCCTTGTGGGTCTCGGAATCGCCGTTTCCGTCATGTCCGACCGCGAGTTGCTCCGTCAGGTGCGCTCGAGCGTCCCGCTCCCTGTCGGGACGACACCCGACGCAACCGAACAGGCTGCGACCGACTCGGACGATGCTCTCAATGGGGTGAACAACGACACGAACGACCGGAAAAGCGCCGGTGAGACGGCGGATACGGCGGCAACCGCCGCCAACCCTCCGTCTCCCGACCTCGTCACCGACGAGGACCACGTCCGCGCGCTCATAGAGCAACACGGCGGGCGGATGCGCCAGGCCGCGATTGCCGAAGAACTCGAGTGGTCGGCGTCGAAAACCTCGCGGGTCGTCTCCGGAATGGCTGAGGAGGATGTCGTCGAAAAGCTTCGGGTCGGTCGCGAAAACGTGATCGATCTCGTCGACGACACGGAATAA